Genomic segment of uncultured Desulfobacter sp.:
ACCTTAAGTGCATCCGCAACATTGGAGGCTACCAGAGGCATATGGCCCATCTGCTTTATACATTCAGAGAATGCAAAACAAATGGATTCTTCGTCATCGACGACTAATATATAAGCCATGGGTTTATTCCTTTTATTTACGACGGTTGGGAATCAGGAAGAGATAAGACTGCACGGGCACCTTTCGTCCCGTTTCCCAGCATCAAAGTTCCGTTATGGGCCACAGCGATTTCCCGGCTGACATAAAGCCCGATACCGACCCCCTCTTTTTTGGTTGTAAAAAACGGTGCAAACAAATTCTCCACATCAGCCGCATCAATGCCGGTTCCTGTATCTTCGATCCGGTATTCAATCATGCTGATGTCCTTGTCGTGCGTTAACGAAACGAATATATGCCCGCCGCCCGGCATGCTGTCGGCACTGTTCATCAACAGATTCCACAAAACCTGCTTGATCTTGTCTTTATCCATTTTGCAGACAGGCAGATCAGACGCAATATCCAATGAAAAATCAATATTCAGGTGGTCGAGTTTCGGTTTGATTACAGCGAGCACGTCTTTAAGCGGAAGTTCCACAGGTGTTGGGGATAAAGAAACCGCAACCGGGCTGGACAGGGTTCTTAAATCCGTCACCAGGGTATCCACCCGGTTGATCTCTTTCAGAAGCGTTTCTGCGATATTCACCCCTTCGGCATCGTCGGATAATCGTTTTGCCAGAATCTGAATCAACATTTTTATACTGGCCAGTGGATTTTTTATTTCATGGGCCATGGCCGCTGTAATTTTAGTGACGGATCGCTCATGGGTGGTCTTAACCAATTTTGTTTCATAGGCCAGCAGTTTGTCCGACATCCGGTTAACGGCATCCGCCAGAATACGAAATTCACGTATACCTGATGCCCCGGCCCTGGCATCAAAACGTCCTGAAGCAATTTTCTCGGTGACATCCAAAATATTTTTAAAGCGGCGGCTGGTTCTTGCCGCCAGCAGTAGTGCAGCGCATATGGCTGCAGCAAGGGCAGCCATAGCTGCCAGTGCCGTTCTTGTCAACGTCGTTCTTTTGGCTGCTTCCAAATCATCCAGGCGCGTCATAATGACAATATAAGATGGACCCGGCTTCTGCTTGCCCGGAATCCGTCTTGATATGATATAGCAGCAGGTCGTCTCTTTTACGACGGCCAAGGCGACCTGATCCTTGTTCTGCAGCCCATGACGTTCTAAAATCTTGTTGCGTTTAATCACGTCCTGGAATCTGTTGCCCGTATCTTTATTGAAGGAAGCCGAGACGATTTTACCGTTTTGATTTAATACGGCAATTTCACCTTCAATGACCTTGCCCAGCATTTTCAGATACGAATCATTGAGCACAAACCTGTATTCATAGGCAATGTTGGAAA
This window contains:
- a CDS encoding HAMP domain-containing sensor histidine kinase, which encodes MDSHSRRIILSLKTCLLLPALVFICLFSLFFILLNSYQTSSFLDKRLEKEALRISNIAYEYRFVLNDSYLKMLGKVIEGEIAVLNQNGKIVSASFNKDTGNRFQDVIKRNKILERHGLQNKDQVALAVVKETTCCYIISRRIPGKQKPGPSYIVIMTRLDDLEAAKRTTLTRTALAAMAALAAAICAALLLAARTSRRFKNILDVTEKIASGRFDARAGASGIREFRILADAVNRMSDKLLAYETKLVKTTHERSVTKITAAMAHEIKNPLASIKMLIQILAKRLSDDAEGVNIAETLLKEINRVDTLVTDLRTLSSPVAVSLSPTPVELPLKDVLAVIKPKLDHLNIDFSLDIASDLPVCKMDKDKIKQVLWNLLMNSADSMPGGGHIFVSLTHDKDISMIEYRIEDTGTGIDAADVENLFAPFFTTKKEGVGIGLYVSREIAVAHNGTLMLGNGTKGARAVLSLPDSQPS